The following are encoded in a window of Candidatus Margulisiibacteriota bacterium genomic DNA:
- a CDS encoding BamA/TamA family outer membrane protein, whose protein sequence is MIKKAFAVAFIVCLCQAGNAELEFKLDTSIKESLKDIKVLPAVRQKPSVLPSTISGIDIKGNNRISSDRILEAVKSRIGDSLSQEKVAMDIKAISSLGLFEDVRSDFIKEKAGTRLVFTIKENPVIKDITFEGTTVYKKEQLTSVMVSKQGQMLNFKNVQEDIKAIEELYHKDGYILQRVVDVVTDPKTGVLKVKMVEGVVEAIAIDGNDVTREYVITRELRTKPGTVLNEKVLSKDLRRVFNLGFFSNVTPNFDAGSEADKVILILNVKESKTNTINFGGGYGEREGWFGFVDLAAENLFGTGQGAMLRGQAGQTQSTYQLRYTYPWLFPEKLGERVSFTVRRWLTEGKNVYLLETPEREGRYNGWDFSLSKPLNDEWNASVTVGTERVTPTGTATFEPYDQTTVALSAAFDTRDNWMNPTTGKYYVFAYKQGWKYASVQTDFGKASVDFNQFLKLAENHVLAGHLGGGLGVGDVPVGEIYYVGGANTVRGYEPSQAKIGKRKVLLNIEYRLTFNDMFQGVLFFDSGDAWNDGGFVPSNFISGKGFGIRLNTPMGPIRLDYGIGDHRTFGEGVLHFSIGHAF, encoded by the coding sequence ATGATAAAAAAAGCGTTCGCGGTAGCGTTCATCGTTTGTCTGTGCCAGGCAGGCAATGCCGAGCTTGAATTCAAGCTGGATACTTCCATAAAAGAATCCTTGAAAGACATCAAGGTTTTGCCGGCGGTCAGGCAGAAGCCATCGGTCCTTCCCTCAACAATTTCCGGCATCGATATAAAAGGCAACAACAGGATATCTTCGGACAGGATACTGGAGGCCGTAAAAAGCAGGATAGGGGACAGTCTTTCACAGGAAAAAGTCGCTATGGACATAAAAGCCATTTCTTCCCTGGGGCTGTTCGAAGATGTGCGCTCGGATTTTATTAAAGAAAAGGCCGGGACGCGGCTCGTGTTCACGATCAAAGAGAACCCGGTAATAAAGGACATAACCTTTGAAGGGACAACGGTCTATAAAAAGGAACAGCTTACCTCTGTTATGGTCTCAAAACAGGGGCAGATGCTTAACTTTAAGAACGTTCAGGAGGACATAAAGGCTATAGAAGAACTGTACCACAAGGACGGCTACATCCTTCAGAGAGTGGTGGATGTGGTAACCGACCCCAAGACCGGCGTACTCAAGGTGAAGATGGTTGAGGGCGTTGTGGAGGCAATTGCCATTGACGGAAATGATGTGACAAGAGAGTATGTCATAACAAGAGAGCTGCGCACAAAGCCCGGAACAGTTCTGAACGAAAAAGTCCTTTCGAAGGACCTTAGAAGGGTCTTTAATCTTGGCTTCTTTTCCAATGTGACCCCCAATTTTGACGCCGGCAGCGAGGCTGATAAAGTGATACTGATACTCAATGTCAAGGAATCCAAGACCAACACAATAAACTTTGGCGGAGGCTACGGGGAGAGGGAAGGCTGGTTCGGATTTGTTGACCTTGCCGCAGAGAACCTTTTTGGCACCGGTCAGGGGGCGATGCTGAGGGGACAGGCCGGACAAACGCAGTCCACCTACCAGTTGAGGTACACCTATCCGTGGCTGTTCCCGGAAAAGCTGGGAGAAAGGGTCTCTTTTACTGTTAGAAGATGGCTGACGGAAGGTAAAAATGTCTATCTTCTGGAGACCCCGGAAAGGGAAGGAAGATATAACGGCTGGGACTTTTCTTTGAGCAAACCGCTGAATGACGAATGGAATGCGTCGGTCACGGTAGGCACCGAAAGGGTGACCCCGACGGGAACCGCCACCTTTGAACCCTATGACCAGACCACCGTTGCGCTGTCCGCGGCATTTGACACCAGGGACAACTGGATGAACCCCACTACCGGGAAGTATTATGTCTTTGCCTACAAACAGGGCTGGAAGTACGCATCCGTCCAGACAGATTTCGGAAAAGCCTCCGTGGACTTTAACCAGTTCCTAAAACTTGCGGAAAACCATGTCCTGGCAGGGCATCTGGGCGGCGGATTGGGAGTTGGGGATGTGCCCGTCGGAGAGATCTACTATGTGGGCGGCGCCAACACCGTCAGAGGCTATGAGCCTTCACAGGCAAAGATCGGGAAAAGAAAAGTGCTTTTGAACATAGAATACAGGCTGACCTTCAACGACATGTTCCAGGGTGTCCTGTTCTTTGATTCAGGGGATGCCTGGAACGACGGCGGCTTTGTCCCGTCCAATTTCATCTCCGGCAAGGGGTTCGGCATCAGGCTTAACACCCCGATGGGGCCCATCAGATTGGATTACGGCATAGGGGACCACAGGACCTTTGGCGAGGGAGTCCTGCATTTTTCGATCGGCCATGCGTTTTGA
- the rsmG gene encoding 16S rRNA (guanine(527)-N(7))-methyltransferase RsmG gives MRFDLFAEQLLEWNKKFNLTSIIEPEDIRIKHFEDSLALSKAFDFSSGSPKVIDIGSGAGFPGLPLKMAFPNIILTLLEATKKKTEFLKHASAVLGLDNVEVVWGRAEDYARQRREIFDVAACRALGPLRTAVELCLPFVRPGGVFLAMKGPCAQQEIKEAQKAIKLLGGSIKEVISYRIKDNDRAIIAIKKTGKTPERYPRRAGIPKKDPL, from the coding sequence ATGCGTTTTGACCTCTTTGCAGAACAGCTTCTTGAATGGAACAAGAAATTCAATCTGACCTCTATAATTGAACCCGAGGATATCAGAATAAAGCATTTTGAGGACTCACTGGCACTTTCAAAGGCCTTTGATTTTTCCAGCGGATCGCCTAAGGTCATAGACATAGGTTCCGGGGCGGGATTCCCAGGGCTGCCTCTCAAGATGGCATTTCCCAATATCATACTTACTCTTTTGGAAGCGACAAAGAAGAAGACAGAGTTCTTGAAGCATGCGTCCGCTGTTCTGGGACTGGACAATGTAGAGGTGGTCTGGGGCAGAGCAGAGGACTATGCAAGGCAAAGACGGGAGATTTTTGATGTTGCGGCCTGCAGGGCTCTGGGTCCTTTGAGGACAGCCGTTGAACTCTGCCTGCCGTTCGTGAGGCCCGGCGGAGTATTTCTTGCAATGAAAGGGCCCTGCGCACAGCAGGAGATAAAGGAAGCGCAAAAGGCGATTAAACTGCTTGGCGGCAGCATCAAAGAGGTCATATCGTACCGGATAAAAGACAATGACAGAGCGATAATAGCCATAAAAAAGACGGGCAAAACTCCGGAGAGATATCCCAGGAGAGCGGGCATCCCAAAAAAAGACCCGCTGTAA
- a CDS encoding AAA family ATPase, with translation MSKIYCICNQKGGVGKTTTAVNLAAFLSVRGKKILLVDLDPQANATSGLGLSGEKFESTMYDVLIDGAEMSGTIVKTKMENLDLAPSIEDLAGADIELVGEMAREFKLREALKKIRGMYDFIIIDTPPSLSLLTVNALSASDEVIIPIQTEYYALEGLSQLVKTIDLIRTNLNKKLKIGGIVLTMYDSRLVLSHQVKDEVEEHFGEVVFKTPVPRNVRLSEAPSHGMPILYYDPTSSGSVAYEALAGEIIEKNESKEDHAQMKLAPEEEAPAQEIPIQQGEEICQQQSAV, from the coding sequence ATGTCCAAGATATACTGCATCTGCAACCAAAAAGGCGGCGTGGGCAAAACGACCACCGCTGTGAACCTTGCGGCTTTTCTTTCGGTAAGAGGCAAGAAGATCCTTCTTGTCGACCTTGACCCGCAGGCCAATGCCACTTCGGGCCTGGGGCTATCAGGCGAAAAGTTTGAAAGCACAATGTACGATGTCCTCATAGACGGAGCCGAGATGTCAGGCACAATAGTCAAGACCAAGATGGAGAACCTTGACCTTGCTCCTTCAATTGAAGACCTGGCCGGAGCCGACATAGAACTGGTGGGGGAGATGGCAAGGGAGTTCAAGCTCCGGGAAGCGCTCAAAAAGATCAGGGGAATGTACGACTTCATAATAATAGACACGCCGCCTTCCCTGTCGCTGCTTACGGTGAACGCCCTTTCCGCGTCGGACGAGGTCATCATTCCCATACAGACCGAATACTATGCGCTCGAAGGCCTTTCCCAGCTGGTCAAGACGATAGACTTAATAAGGACCAACCTAAACAAAAAGCTAAAGATAGGCGGGATCGTGCTTACGATGTATGACAGCAGACTGGTCTTAAGCCACCAGGTAAAGGATGAAGTTGAGGAACATTTTGGAGAAGTAGTGTTCAAGACCCCGGTGCCGAGAAATGTGCGCCTCAGCGAAGCTCCCTCGCACGGAATGCCCATTCTTTATTATGACCCCACCTCTTCCGGTTCCGTAGCCTACGAAGCCCTTGCTGGAGAGATAATTGAAAAGAACGAGTCCAAAGAAGACCATGCTCAGATGAAACTGGCTCCCGAAGAAGAGGCACCGGCGCAGGAGATCCCCATACAGCAAGGAGAAGAGATATGCCAGCAGCAAAGCGCGGTCTAG